The Desmonostoc muscorum LEGE 12446 genome includes a region encoding these proteins:
- a CDS encoding M10 family metallopeptidase C-terminal domain-containing protein: protein MIGLDGNDQLQGLAGNDTLQGGNGNDILTGGTGDDFLWGGLGDDILTGGSGKDKYVFQGNGVFSTSLGVDYISEFEAGQDQIVLSKTTFNAVTNTVGQALTDFAVVSEDQF, encoded by the coding sequence CTGATTGGTCTTGATGGAAATGACCAACTGCAAGGGTTAGCAGGAAATGACACTCTTCAGGGAGGTAATGGTAATGATATTCTCACTGGTGGAACTGGTGATGACTTTCTCTGGGGAGGACTGGGCGATGATATTCTCACTGGTGGAAGCGGAAAAGATAAATATGTCTTTCAAGGCAATGGTGTATTTAGCACAAGTTTAGGTGTTGATTACATCAGCGAGTTTGAAGCAGGACAAGACCAAATTGTGCTGAGTAAAACCACCTTCAATGCTGTTACTAATACTGTGGGACAGGCTTTAACTGACTTTGCAGTTGTCAGTGAAGATCAATTCTAG
- a CDS encoding ISAs1 family transposase, with the protein MGSSLIEQLRLVEDFRTKDGRRHPLWLVLVFVIMGTMNGYVGYRAWGDFVKRHRWALIKTFEIQKHGVPSYSTIRRVIMGVDFEKLVKIFNHWAQNYVDITESEWLSVDGKSIKGTVQNYNSSSQNFVSIVSVFASKRGLVIGMKQLKNKEESEIQVVQNLITALDIKDAVFSFDSLHCQKKLAS; encoded by the coding sequence ATGGGTAGTTCTCTGATTGAACAACTGCGGCTTGTGGAAGATTTTAGAACAAAAGATGGTCGAAGGCATCCACTCTGGTTGGTATTAGTGTTTGTAATAATGGGCACTATGAATGGATACGTCGGTTATCGTGCATGGGGAGATTTCGTCAAACGGCATCGTTGGGCATTGATAAAAACATTTGAAATACAAAAACATGGTGTTCCTTCTTACTCAACAATCCGACGTGTAATCATGGGAGTAGATTTTGAGAAACTGGTGAAAATATTTAACCATTGGGCGCAGAATTACGTTGATATAACTGAATCAGAATGGTTGAGCGTGGATGGTAAAAGTATTAAAGGCACAGTCCAAAACTACAATTCATCAAGTCAAAATTTTGTCAGCATAGTATCAGTATTTGCAAGTAAAAGAGGACTTGTTATCGGCATGAAACAATTGAAAAATAAGGAAGAGAGTGAAATTCAAGTTGTACAAAACTTAATTACAGCTTTGGATATCAAAGATGCCGTATTCAGTTTTGATTCTCTGCATTGCCAAAAAAAACTTGCCAGTTAG
- the dnaN gene encoding DNA polymerase III subunit beta → MKLVCAQSDLSTNLSLVSRAVPSRPTHPVLANVLLQADAETNQVSLTAFDLSLGIRTSFNAEVWQGGAIALPAKLLVDITSRLPEGEITLDDESALTGATSGGEGLIVTLTPKSGYYQVRAMGPEEFPELPVIENTEVIHLTTAALIEGLRGSLFATSADETKQVLTGVHLTVKQDTLEFAATDGHRLAVVETSNERPLDGTSQLEVTVPARALRELQRMLAHSASSDEPVALHFDQGQVVFAWQNQRLTSRTLEGQYPAYRQLIPRQFERQVTIERRQFISTLERIAVLADQKNNIVKLSIDSEAQEIILSCEAQDVGSGREPMPAQISGENIDIAFNIKYLMEGLKELPSSEIQMHLNQSLTPVIFTPLGGLKMTYLAMPVQLRS, encoded by the coding sequence ATGAAATTAGTTTGCGCCCAAAGCGACCTCAGTACAAACCTCTCACTCGTCAGTCGTGCTGTACCTTCACGACCGACTCATCCGGTACTTGCCAATGTGTTGCTCCAAGCGGATGCTGAAACTAACCAGGTAAGCTTAACAGCTTTTGATTTGAGCTTGGGTATCCGCACTAGCTTTAATGCTGAGGTCTGGCAAGGAGGAGCGATCGCACTTCCTGCTAAGTTACTTGTAGACATCACCTCTCGTCTTCCAGAGGGCGAAATCACTCTCGATGATGAATCAGCCCTCACAGGTGCAACATCCGGCGGCGAAGGTTTAATTGTTACACTCACACCCAAAAGTGGATATTATCAGGTAAGAGCAATGGGGCCTGAAGAATTTCCCGAACTACCTGTAATTGAAAATACAGAAGTAATCCATCTCACCACTGCTGCATTAATTGAGGGATTACGGGGTTCATTGTTTGCTACCAGTGCTGATGAAACCAAACAAGTACTCACAGGAGTACATTTAACAGTTAAACAAGATACTCTAGAATTTGCAGCTACCGATGGACATCGCCTCGCAGTAGTAGAAACTAGCAACGAACGTCCTCTAGATGGAACTAGTCAACTAGAAGTCACAGTACCAGCTAGAGCATTACGCGAACTACAACGAATGCTAGCTCATAGCGCCTCATCTGATGAACCTGTGGCTTTACATTTCGATCAAGGTCAAGTTGTGTTTGCATGGCAAAATCAGCGCTTGACTAGTCGCACATTAGAAGGACAATATCCCGCCTATCGACAACTGATTCCCCGTCAATTTGAGCGACAAGTCACAATTGAGCGGCGACAATTCATCAGCACTTTAGAGCGAATTGCTGTGCTAGCAGATCAGAAAAATAATATTGTCAAGCTCAGCATTGATAGCGAAGCCCAGGAAATTATCTTATCTTGTGAAGCTCAAGATGTGGGTAGTGGTAGAGAGCCAATGCCGGCACAAATTTCGGGTGAAAATATAGATATTGCTTTTAACATTAAATATTTGATGGAAGGTTTAAAAGAGTTACCATCTTCCGAAATTCAAATGCATTTGAATCAAAGCTTAACTCCAGTGATTTTTACGCCACTGGGCGGCTTGAAAATGACTTATTTAGCTATGCCCGTACAACTGAGAAGTTAA
- a CDS encoding GuaB3 family IMP dehydrogenase-related protein yields the protein MEIQLGRGKTARRAYGIDEIALVPGNRTLDPSLADTKWRIGNIEREIPIIASAMDGVVDVRMAVRLSQLGALGVLNLEGIQTRYADPEPILDRIASVGKDEFVALMQELYAEPIKPELIEKRIQEIKQQGGIAAVSATPAGASKYGEAVAKAGADLFFVQATVVSTAHLSPESLVPLDLAEFCRSMPIPVVLGNCVTYEVTLNLLKAGAAGVLVGIGPGAACTSRGVLGVGVPQATAIADCAAARDDYYKETGNYIPIIADGGLITGGDICKCIACGADGVMIGSPFARAAEAPGRGYHWGMATPSPVLPRGTRIRVATTGSLEQILIGPAGLDDGTHNLLGALKTSMGTLGAKNIKEMQQVEVVIAPSLLTEGKVYQKAQQLGMGK from the coding sequence GTGGAAATTCAACTTGGGCGGGGAAAAACAGCTCGCAGAGCTTACGGAATAGATGAAATTGCTCTAGTCCCCGGTAACAGAACACTAGACCCCAGTTTGGCAGATACTAAGTGGCGCATTGGCAATATTGAGCGAGAAATCCCGATAATTGCTAGTGCAATGGATGGCGTAGTAGATGTTCGTATGGCTGTACGTTTGTCACAGTTAGGAGCATTAGGTGTCCTCAATTTAGAGGGTATTCAAACTCGCTATGCCGACCCAGAGCCAATATTAGATCGGATTGCCTCTGTGGGAAAAGATGAATTTGTTGCCCTAATGCAAGAACTCTATGCCGAACCAATAAAACCGGAATTAATTGAAAAACGTATTCAGGAAATTAAACAACAAGGTGGCATCGCGGCCGTGAGTGCAACTCCAGCAGGAGCAAGCAAATACGGTGAGGCGGTGGCAAAAGCTGGGGCAGATTTATTTTTTGTGCAGGCTACGGTGGTTTCGACTGCACATTTGTCACCAGAGTCTTTAGTACCACTTGATTTAGCAGAATTTTGTCGTTCAATGCCTATTCCCGTGGTGTTGGGGAATTGTGTAACTTACGAAGTCACTTTGAATTTGTTAAAAGCTGGGGCGGCTGGGGTACTGGTGGGAATTGGCCCTGGTGCTGCTTGTACATCTCGGGGAGTGTTGGGTGTGGGTGTGCCCCAAGCAACTGCGATCGCGGATTGTGCTGCGGCACGAGATGATTACTACAAGGAAACTGGTAATTATATCCCCATCATCGCTGATGGCGGTTTAATCACTGGTGGCGACATTTGCAAATGCATCGCCTGTGGTGCCGATGGTGTGATGATTGGTTCTCCCTTTGCCAGAGCCGCCGAAGCCCCAGGACGGGGTTATCATTGGGGAATGGCGACTCCCAGCCCAGTCTTACCTCGTGGCACCCGCATTCGCGTTGCCACCACTGGTAGCCTAGAGCAAATACTCATTGGGCCAGCAGGACTAGATGATGGCACTCACAATCTTTTAGGAGCCTTAAAGACCAGCATGGGCACCTTGGGAGCCAAAAATATTAAAGAAATGCAACAGGTGGAAGTTGTGATTGCTCCTTCCCTATTAACTGAGGGCAAAGTTTACCAAAAAGCTCAGCAATTAGGAATGGGGAAATAG
- a CDS encoding YdcF family protein, with protein sequence MAFVLPLIMWWGYKEVQNQFVQPQAVIVLGGSTRRLEREKFTAEFVRRHPDIPIWITGGSPATSTKRVFTKAGVNPKRLHLDYEAVDTVTNFTTLVDDLQARGIKSVYLITSDFHMRRACVIGEIILGSRGIYLKPVPVPSENPPESLEKSIRDGARAILWLATGYTGVDAAKTKP encoded by the coding sequence ATGGCTTTTGTCCTACCGCTAATCATGTGGTGGGGATACAAAGAAGTACAAAACCAATTTGTACAGCCGCAAGCAGTGATCGTTTTGGGTGGTTCAACGAGACGTTTAGAGCGAGAGAAGTTTACGGCAGAATTTGTCCGTAGGCATCCAGATATACCAATCTGGATTACGGGGGGTAGTCCAGCAACTTCCACAAAACGAGTGTTTACCAAAGCTGGTGTTAATCCCAAACGTTTACACTTGGACTATGAAGCAGTTGATACAGTTACTAATTTTACTACGTTGGTAGATGATTTGCAAGCTCGCGGGATCAAGAGTGTTTATTTGATTACTTCAGACTTCCATATGCGCCGGGCTTGTGTCATCGGCGAAATTATTTTGGGTAGTCGGGGTATTTATTTAAAACCAGTGCCAGTTCCCTCAGAAAATCCCCCTGAATCTCTTGAAAAATCTATTCGAGATGGAGCTAGAGCCATACTTTGGTTAGCAACTGGTTACACTGGTGTCGATGCCGCTAAAACTAAACCCTGA
- a CDS encoding ISAs1 family transposase, which yields MPYSVLILCIAKKNLPVSYYCGNDYIIAVKDNQPKLHRHIQRIAAFHKPRSRYIETEKTKNRLTTRTVEVFDDLNGIDLSWAGIKSLIRVERTGTRGGQPYHEVVCYISSLIHPAREFARGIRGHWSIENRLHWIKDVVMKEDDSKIRMGNAPANLSILRAIAINILRRNGHLSITIAQRFISNDIDKLLALVE from the coding sequence ATGCCGTATTCAGTTTTGATTCTCTGCATTGCCAAAAAAAACTTGCCAGTTAGTTATTATTGTGGCAACGATTACATAATTGCGGTTAAAGATAATCAACCAAAATTACATCGTCATATTCAACGCATTGCTGCATTTCACAAGCCCAGAAGTCGTTATATAGAGACAGAAAAAACTAAGAATAGACTGACAACAAGGACTGTTGAAGTTTTTGATGATTTGAATGGAATTGACCTATCCTGGGCGGGAATTAAGTCCTTAATTCGAGTTGAAAGAACTGGAACACGAGGAGGTCAACCATATCATGAGGTTGTCTGTTACATTAGTAGCCTCATTCATCCCGCACGAGAATTTGCTCGTGGTATTCGCGGGCATTGGAGTATCGAAAATCGCCTCCATTGGATTAAAGACGTAGTTATGAAGGAGGATGACTCAAAAATACGTATGGGTAATGCTCCGGCGAACCTCTCAATCCTCAGAGCGATCGCCATTAATATACTCCGTCGAAATGGTCATCTTTCCATCACAATTGCTCAAAGATTTATCTCTAATGATATTGACAAACTTCTTGCCCTTGTGGAATGA
- the fba gene encoding class II fructose-bisphosphate aldolase (catalyzes the reversible aldol condensation of dihydroxyacetonephosphate and glyceraldehyde 3-phosphate in the Calvin cycle, glycolysis, and/or gluconeogenesis), translating to MALVPLRLLLDHAAENGYGIPAFNVNNLEQIQAILKAAVETDSPVILQASRGARAYAGENFLRHLILAAVETYPHIPIVMHQDHGNAPATCYSAIKNNFTSVMMDGSLEADAKTPASFEYNVNVTREVVNVAHALGVSVEGELGCLGSLETGAGEAEDGHGFEGTLDHSQLLTDPDEAVEFVEATQVDALAVAIGTSHGAYKFTRKPTGEILAISRIEEIHRRLPNTHLVMHGSSSVPEDLLALINQYGGAIPETYGVPVEEIQKGIKSGVRKVNIDTDNRLAITAAVREALAKKPEEFDPRHFLKPSITYMQKVCAERYQQFGTAGNASKIKQISLEDFAAKYAKGELNVVTKAAAKV from the coding sequence ATGGCGCTTGTACCACTGCGGCTGCTGTTGGATCACGCGGCTGAAAACGGTTACGGCATCCCAGCTTTCAACGTTAACAATTTGGAGCAGATTCAGGCAATCCTGAAGGCTGCTGTAGAGACAGATAGCCCCGTAATTTTACAAGCTTCTCGTGGCGCTCGTGCTTATGCTGGAGAAAACTTTCTGCGCCACCTGATTTTGGCAGCGGTAGAAACCTATCCTCACATTCCCATTGTCATGCACCAAGATCATGGTAATGCGCCTGCCACCTGCTACTCAGCAATTAAGAACAACTTCACCAGCGTGATGATGGATGGTTCTTTGGAAGCTGATGCTAAGACTCCCGCTAGCTTCGAGTACAACGTCAATGTTACCCGCGAAGTCGTAAATGTAGCTCATGCTTTGGGCGTCAGCGTCGAAGGTGAACTCGGTTGTTTGGGTTCTCTAGAAACTGGTGCTGGTGAAGCAGAAGATGGTCACGGTTTTGAGGGTACACTCGACCATTCCCAACTGCTAACCGACCCCGATGAAGCTGTTGAATTCGTAGAAGCAACCCAAGTAGATGCTTTGGCTGTTGCCATTGGCACAAGCCACGGTGCTTACAAGTTTACCCGCAAGCCGACTGGCGAAATTTTGGCCATCAGCCGCATTGAAGAAATTCACCGCCGTCTGCCTAACACCCACTTGGTGATGCACGGTTCTTCTTCTGTACCAGAAGATTTACTAGCGCTGATTAACCAGTATGGTGGTGCAATTCCTGAAACCTACGGTGTACCTGTAGAAGAAATTCAAAAAGGCATCAAGAGCGGTGTACGTAAGGTAAATATCGACACCGACAACCGTTTGGCTATTACTGCTGCTGTACGTGAAGCTTTGGCTAAAAAACCAGAGGAGTTTGACCCCCGTCACTTCCTCAAGCCTTCTATTACATACATGCAGAAGGTTTGTGCTGAACGCTATCAGCAATTTGGCACCGCTGGCAACGCAAGCAAGATTAAGCAAATTTCTTTGGAAGATTTTGCTGCTAAGTATGCTAAGGGTGAACTCAACGTTGTTACCAAAGCAGCTGCCAAAGTTTAA
- a CDS encoding carbon-nitrogen hydrolase family protein encodes MKSYLAAAIQLTSVPDLQKNLAQAEELIDLAVRRGAELVGLPENFSFMGEEKDRLAQGDAIAIESEKFLKKMAQRFQITILGGSFPLPVDNTGKVYNTTLLIDPSGQELARYYKVHLFDVDVPDGNTYRESNTVVAGTQLPPVYFSEKLGNLGLSICYDVRFPELYRHLADKGADVLFVPAAFTAFTGKDHWQVLLQARAIENTAYVIAPAQTGNNYGRRLTHGHAVIIDPWGVILADAGEKPGIAIAEIKPTRLEQVRRQMPSLQHRVF; translated from the coding sequence ATGAAGTCTTATTTAGCCGCCGCTATTCAATTAACCAGTGTGCCCGATCTCCAAAAAAATCTGGCACAGGCAGAAGAATTAATAGATCTTGCCGTGCGTCGAGGTGCTGAGTTGGTGGGTTTGCCAGAAAATTTTTCGTTTATGGGAGAAGAAAAAGACAGACTCGCCCAAGGGGATGCCATCGCCATTGAAAGTGAAAAATTCTTGAAAAAAATGGCTCAGCGCTTCCAAATTACCATCTTGGGCGGCAGCTTTCCACTTCCGGTAGATAATACAGGCAAAGTTTATAACACCACTCTACTCATTGACCCAAGCGGTCAAGAACTTGCCCGCTACTACAAAGTACACTTATTTGATGTTGATGTTCCCGACGGCAATACCTATCGAGAATCCAACACTGTTGTGGCAGGTACACAACTACCCCCCGTCTATTTTTCAGAAAAACTCGGTAATTTAGGACTTTCTATTTGTTATGATGTCCGCTTCCCAGAACTGTACCGTCATTTGGCAGACAAGGGAGCCGATGTGTTATTTGTTCCTGCCGCTTTTACTGCTTTTACAGGGAAAGACCACTGGCAAGTATTATTACAAGCAAGAGCCATCGAAAATACCGCTTACGTCATTGCTCCTGCCCAAACAGGCAACAACTACGGCCGCCGTCTAACCCACGGACACGCTGTGATTATTGACCCTTGGGGTGTAATTTTAGCCGATGCTGGGGAAAAACCGGGAATTGCGATCGCTGAAATTAAACCCACTAGGCTTGAACAAGTACGGCGTCAAATGCCTTCTTTACAGCATCGGGTGTTTTAG
- the trxA gene encoding thioredoxin — protein sequence MSAAAQVTDSTFKQEVLDSEVPVLVDFWAPWCGPCRMVAPVVDEISEQYKGQIKVVKVNTDENPNVASQYGIRSIPTLMIFKGGQKVDMVVGAVPKTTLATTLEKYL from the coding sequence ATGTCAGCAGCCGCACAAGTTACGGATTCTACTTTTAAGCAAGAAGTACTCGACAGCGAAGTACCCGTTTTAGTTGACTTTTGGGCACCCTGGTGCGGACCATGCCGTATGGTAGCTCCTGTTGTCGATGAAATCTCCGAACAGTACAAAGGTCAAATCAAGGTTGTCAAAGTCAACACGGATGAAAATCCTAATGTTGCCAGTCAGTATGGCATCCGCAGCATACCCACATTAATGATTTTTAAGGGTGGACAAAAGGTAGATATGGTTGTCGGCGCTGTGCCTAAAACTACATTAGCTACCACTCTGGAAAAGTATCTCTGA